The following proteins come from a genomic window of Nocardioides albertanoniae:
- a CDS encoding class I SAM-dependent RNA methyltransferase: protein MSSTRRPASRGRRPRAKAAKGMSYVGRRFEVEIGPVAHGGHFVARVELEDASRVVFVRHALPGERAVVEITEGSAGDRFWRGDAVETLEASTERVAPPCPYAGPGRCGGCDFQHVALPAQRDLKATVVREQLVRLGGLDAADPLLADLVVEAVPGDVDGLRWRTRQRYATTPDGGRGMRKYRSHEVIPVDDCLIASPEAREPARGTITERVEVEGTEHTFKVAADGFWQVHPGAPTALVSAVLGALAPEPGDTVLDLYAGVGLFSAFLADRVGPDGQVVAVEGDRTASALSTGNVAGAEVTAGDVGTVVAGMGERSFDLVVLDPPREGARRKVVDAVAARSPRKVAYVACDPAALARDVAIFAEHGYRLRTLRAFDLFPMTHHVECVALLTRERP, encoded by the coding sequence CGGGCGTCGCTTCGAGGTGGAGATCGGGCCGGTGGCCCACGGCGGCCACTTCGTGGCCCGGGTCGAGCTCGAGGACGCCTCGCGCGTCGTCTTCGTACGCCACGCCCTGCCCGGCGAGCGGGCCGTCGTCGAGATCACCGAGGGATCTGCCGGCGACAGGTTCTGGCGCGGTGACGCGGTCGAGACCCTCGAGGCGTCGACCGAGCGCGTCGCGCCTCCGTGCCCCTACGCCGGCCCCGGCCGCTGTGGTGGCTGCGACTTCCAGCACGTCGCGCTCCCGGCGCAGCGTGACCTGAAGGCCACGGTGGTGCGCGAGCAGCTGGTGCGCCTGGGCGGGCTCGACGCCGCCGACCCTCTGCTGGCCGACCTGGTCGTCGAGGCCGTGCCGGGCGACGTCGACGGGCTGCGCTGGCGCACCCGCCAGCGCTACGCCACCACTCCCGACGGCGGCCGCGGGATGAGGAAGTATCGCTCGCACGAGGTGATCCCCGTCGACGACTGCCTGATCGCCTCCCCTGAGGCGCGTGAGCCCGCCCGTGGCACCATCACCGAGCGGGTCGAGGTCGAGGGCACCGAGCACACCTTCAAGGTGGCTGCCGACGGCTTCTGGCAGGTGCACCCCGGTGCGCCCACGGCGTTGGTCTCCGCAGTGCTCGGCGCGCTCGCCCCAGAGCCCGGTGACACCGTCTTGGACCTCTACGCCGGTGTCGGTCTCTTCTCCGCGTTCCTGGCCGACCGGGTCGGTCCCGATGGGCAGGTCGTCGCCGTCGAGGGCGACCGCACCGCCTCCGCGCTCTCCACGGGCAACGTCGCGGGCGCCGAGGTTACGGCCGGCGACGTCGGCACGGTCGTGGCCGGCATGGGGGAGCGGTCGTTCGATCTCGTCGTGCTCGACCCGCCGCGCGAGGGCGCTCGCCGGAAGGTCGTCGACGCCGTCGCCGCCCGCTCGCCCCGGAAGGTGGCCTACGTCGCCTGCGACCCGGCCGCGCTGGCCCGCGACGTCGCGATCTTCGCCGAGCACGGCTACCGGCTGCGTACGCTGCGGGCCTTCGACCTCTTCCCGATGACGCACCACGTCGAGTGCGTCGCGCTGCTGACCAGAGAGCGACCCTGA